The following are from one region of the Cyanobium gracile PCC 6307 genome:
- the bchI gene encoding magnesium chelatase ATPase subunit I has protein sequence MTPTRKRRVFPFTAIVGQEEMKLALLLNVIDPRIGGVMIMGDRGTGKSTTIRALADLLPAIDVVAGDPYNSSPSDPDLQSSEVRQRAERGEQLPVEARQVPMVDLPLGATEDRLCGTIDIEKALSEGVRAFEPGLLAKANRGLLYVDEVNLLDDHLVDVLLDSAASGWNTVEREGVSVRHPARFVLIGSGNPEEGELRPQLLDRFGMSVEVRTVRDPELRVQVVDQRTSFDADPDSFSDRLQTAQEALQARVVEAQERLPQVAIDDDLRIRISAVCGELDVDGLRGDIVTNRAARALAAFEGHQEVSDDDVARVVACCLRHRLRKDPLEQIDSGERVVKTFCKVFDRPAGDPSAFQLALAG, from the coding sequence GTGACGCCAACCAGGAAGCGCAGGGTCTTCCCCTTCACCGCCATCGTCGGGCAGGAGGAGATGAAGCTGGCGCTGCTGCTCAACGTGATCGATCCCCGCATCGGCGGGGTGATGATCATGGGCGACCGGGGCACGGGCAAATCCACCACCATCCGGGCCCTCGCCGATCTGCTGCCGGCGATCGACGTGGTGGCCGGCGACCCCTACAACAGCTCGCCGAGCGACCCCGACCTGCAGAGCAGCGAGGTGCGCCAGCGGGCCGAACGGGGCGAACAGCTGCCGGTGGAGGCCCGCCAGGTGCCGATGGTCGACCTGCCCCTCGGCGCTACCGAAGACCGCCTCTGCGGCACGATCGACATCGAGAAGGCCCTCAGCGAGGGCGTGCGCGCCTTCGAGCCGGGGCTGCTGGCCAAGGCCAACCGGGGCCTGCTCTACGTGGATGAGGTGAACCTGCTCGACGACCACCTGGTGGACGTGCTGCTGGATTCGGCCGCCTCGGGCTGGAACACGGTGGAGCGGGAGGGCGTCTCGGTGCGGCACCCGGCCCGCTTCGTGCTGATCGGCTCCGGCAACCCGGAGGAGGGGGAACTGCGCCCCCAGCTGCTGGATCGCTTCGGCATGAGCGTGGAGGTGCGCACCGTGCGCGATCCGGAGCTGCGGGTGCAGGTGGTGGACCAGCGCACCAGCTTCGATGCCGACCCCGACAGCTTCAGCGACCGGCTGCAGACCGCCCAGGAAGCCCTGCAGGCCCGGGTGGTGGAGGCCCAGGAGCGGCTGCCCCAGGTGGCCATCGACGACGATCTGCGCATCCGCATCTCGGCGGTCTGCGGCGAACTGGACGTGGACGGCCTGCGGGGCGACATCGTCACCAACCGGGCCGCCCGGGCCCTGGCGGCCTTCGAGGGCCATCAGGAGGTGAGCGACGACGACGTGGCCCGGGTGGTGGCCTGCTGCCTGCGCCACCGGCTGCGCAAGGACCCCCTCGAGCAGATCGACTCCGGCGAGCGGGTGGTGAAGACGTTCTGCAAGGTGTTCGACCGCCCCGCCGGCGACCCCTCCGCCTTCCAGCTGGCCCTGGCGGGGTGA
- a CDS encoding DUF3370 domain-containing protein, whose amino-acid sequence MNTTIRALVLPALALAVLGGPLLAQPQPAPAPQPAPTPPVLRPGTVAPLPGRLDAVPMVNDNNPEVIKGPGILLSTFDGQRGYAGRPLGVPSAHLNAAISGPFELFSHHIYAGTPESLDSTLWLAVVAAPRGKVPVKLRTVAGSTALSQSVNPDQPSAPFLPLPALMEQGSTPIWAGPGSRVATELLARQRSPLVPEGWTLPSGQLSTLMVLPLPVRGLDPLLNGLNLQLRLNSDGPVDVATLAAFGPVDRPPDPAVWQRLLQGGLSPREHSPSPRGASGPMIYSRVSGVQEGSAWVGRITDPGRTTLSVGRAPISWPIASLERGTLGTGQVQTAPLRAFYPGTAWAAHGNYGVAYDLSLPLRNDTPRPVQLAVALESPIKTDQPLGGLRFNTTPARAVMFRGTVEVSGLDNAAGGPGGRRRFHLVLRAGQEGPPLGTVSLRPGQERQLRVRLIYPADATPPQVLSLIPVAKPVAPETAPGAAVKQSEAPPASRP is encoded by the coding sequence ATGAACACCACCATCCGCGCCCTGGTTCTGCCCGCCCTGGCTCTGGCCGTCCTGGGCGGCCCCCTGCTCGCCCAGCCGCAGCCCGCCCCAGCGCCCCAGCCCGCCCCGACGCCACCGGTGCTGCGCCCGGGGACGGTGGCCCCCCTGCCGGGCCGGCTGGACGCCGTACCGATGGTGAACGACAACAACCCCGAGGTGATCAAGGGGCCCGGCATCCTGCTGTCCACCTTCGATGGCCAGCGGGGTTACGCCGGGCGCCCCCTGGGCGTGCCGTCAGCGCACCTGAACGCAGCCATCAGCGGCCCCTTCGAGCTGTTCAGTCATCACATCTACGCCGGCACCCCCGAAAGCCTCGACTCCACCCTCTGGCTGGCGGTGGTGGCGGCCCCGCGGGGCAAAGTCCCGGTGAAGCTGCGGACTGTGGCGGGCTCCACCGCCCTGTCCCAGTCGGTGAACCCCGACCAGCCCTCGGCCCCCTTCCTGCCCCTGCCGGCCCTGATGGAGCAGGGCAGCACCCCGATCTGGGCCGGCCCCGGCAGCAGGGTGGCCACCGAGCTGCTGGCCCGGCAGCGCAGCCCGCTGGTGCCCGAGGGCTGGACCCTGCCGTCGGGGCAGCTGAGCACCCTGATGGTGCTGCCGCTTCCGGTGCGCGGCCTCGATCCGCTGCTCAACGGCCTCAACCTGCAGCTGCGCCTGAACAGCGACGGGCCGGTGGATGTGGCCACTCTGGCCGCCTTCGGCCCCGTGGATCGCCCGCCGGATCCCGCCGTCTGGCAGCGCCTGCTCCAGGGCGGCCTCAGCCCCAGGGAGCACAGCCCCAGCCCCCGGGGCGCCAGCGGTCCGATGATCTATTCCCGCGTCAGCGGGGTGCAGGAGGGCAGCGCCTGGGTGGGGCGGATCACCGATCCTGGCCGGACGACCCTTTCGGTGGGCCGGGCACCGATCTCCTGGCCGATCGCGTCCCTGGAGCGGGGCACCCTGGGCACCGGCCAGGTGCAGACCGCCCCCCTGCGCGCCTTCTATCCGGGCACCGCCTGGGCGGCCCACGGCAACTACGGCGTCGCCTACGACCTCAGTCTGCCGCTGCGCAACGACACCCCCCGGCCGGTGCAGCTCGCGGTGGCCCTGGAATCGCCGATCAAGACCGACCAGCCCCTGGGCGGCCTGCGCTTCAACACCACCCCGGCACGGGCGGTGATGTTCCGGGGCACCGTGGAGGTCAGCGGCCTCGACAACGCCGCCGGCGGCCCGGGGGGACGGCGCCGCTTCCACCTGGTGCTGCGGGCCGGCCAGGAGGGCCCGCCCCTGGGCACGGTCAGCCTGCGCCCCGGCCAGGAACGGCAGCTGCGGGTGCGGCTCATTTACCCGGCCGATGCCACCCCGCCCCAGGTGCTGTCGCTGATTCCGGTGGCGAAGCCGGTGGCCCCAGAAACGGCTCCGGGGGCGGCTGTGAAACAATCCGAGGCTCCGCCCGCAAGCCGTCCGTGA
- a CDS encoding serine hydrolase, with protein sequence MSAGRPSRPRSNPWLRPVGLVLRLIVLGVGLGVIVGTALKLMAPRLVQGALGTPAPAAPVATKPGSGPMALGRFEPRQELVGLSQQWARLAAAQKGLTASGFLLVLDDGRYAELQPDLPLSAASSIKVPILLAGLEDLDRGKLRWNEPMPLTKEVVGGGAGWMANKPLGTRFPFFEAATEMIRVSDNTATNLLIRRLGGKTELNSRFRSLGLTATVVNNWLPDLDGTNTTSSRDLARSIALVDTGDKLTPRARDLFREIMGTSRTNTLIPLGILMGLGKDSSDPDSELLPEGITVYNKTGDIGIAYSDTALIQMPNGQRAVLAVMVKGPFNDPRSAELIRAMAGAVTKTLVKR encoded by the coding sequence GTGAGCGCTGGCCGTCCATCCCGTCCCCGCAGCAACCCCTGGCTCCGCCCGGTGGGGCTGGTGCTGCGGCTGATCGTGCTCGGGGTGGGTCTGGGGGTGATCGTCGGCACCGCCCTCAAGCTGATGGCGCCGCGCCTGGTCCAGGGGGCGCTCGGCACGCCGGCACCGGCGGCACCGGTGGCGACGAAACCCGGCAGCGGCCCCATGGCCCTGGGACGGTTCGAACCGCGCCAGGAACTCGTCGGCCTCAGCCAGCAGTGGGCACGGCTGGCGGCGGCCCAGAAGGGTCTCACCGCCAGTGGCTTCCTGCTGGTGCTCGATGACGGCCGCTACGCCGAGTTGCAGCCGGATCTGCCCCTATCGGCGGCCAGTTCGATCAAGGTGCCGATCCTCCTGGCGGGCCTGGAGGATCTCGACCGCGGCAAGCTGCGCTGGAACGAGCCCATGCCGCTCACCAAGGAGGTGGTGGGCGGCGGCGCCGGCTGGATGGCCAACAAGCCCCTCGGCACCCGCTTCCCTTTCTTCGAGGCGGCCACCGAGATGATCCGGGTGAGCGACAACACCGCCACCAACCTGCTGATCCGCCGCCTGGGCGGCAAGACCGAGCTCAACAGCCGCTTCCGCAGCCTCGGTCTGACGGCCACGGTGGTGAACAACTGGCTCCCGGACCTGGATGGCACCAACACCACCAGCTCCCGCGATCTGGCCCGCTCCATCGCCCTGGTGGACACCGGCGACAAGCTCACCCCCCGGGCCCGGGATCTCTTCCGGGAAATCATGGGCACCTCCCGCACCAACACCCTGATCCCGCTCGGGATACTGATGGGCCTGGGCAAGGACTCCTCCGATCCCGACAGCGAGCTGCTGCCGGAGGGCATCACCGTCTACAACAAGACGGGCGACATCGGCATCGCCTACTCCGACACCGCCCTGATCCAGATGCCCAACGGTCAGCGGGCCGTCCTGGCCGTGATGGTGAAGGGTCCGTTCAACGATCCCCGCTCCGCCGAGCTGATCCGGGCGATGGCCGGGGCCGTCACCAAAACCCTCGTCAAACGCTGA
- a CDS encoding RNA methyltransferase, whose protein sequence is MNPKLVLVEPAGPLNVGSVARLCRSYGIEDLRLVAPRCDPLGEEARLMAVKGLPLLKQATVFPTLAAALADCGRVVAASGRPEGEPLPLEDPEDALAWLLAGEVALPSALVFGREDRGLSNDELLQAGRLLQIPTPTPHGSLNLSHAVAVVLHDLHRLGRRGPARVPPPAAAGEGPCPRGVLEAMLDDARELLLEVGFLLPHTAAARMAKLRALLQRGQVSGPEVALLRGMVCQLRWASRRPFPSSQDH, encoded by the coding sequence TTGAACCCCAAGCTGGTCCTGGTGGAACCGGCCGGCCCCCTGAACGTGGGCAGCGTGGCCCGGCTCTGCCGCAGCTACGGCATCGAGGATCTGCGCCTGGTGGCTCCGCGCTGCGATCCCCTCGGCGAGGAAGCCCGTCTCATGGCCGTCAAGGGTCTGCCCCTGCTGAAGCAGGCGACCGTCTTTCCCACCCTGGCCGCCGCCCTGGCCGACTGCGGGCGGGTGGTGGCCGCCAGCGGCCGTCCGGAGGGCGAGCCCCTGCCCCTGGAGGACCCCGAGGACGCCCTGGCCTGGCTGCTGGCCGGCGAGGTGGCCCTGCCGTCGGCCCTGGTGTTCGGCCGGGAGGACCGAGGGCTGAGCAACGACGAGTTGCTGCAGGCGGGCCGGCTGCTGCAGATTCCCACCCCCACCCCCCACGGCTCCCTCAACCTCTCCCATGCCGTGGCGGTGGTGCTGCACGACCTGCACCGCCTCGGGCGCCGGGGCCCGGCGCGGGTGCCCCCGCCGGCTGCCGCCGGGGAAGGCCCCTGCCCTCGGGGAGTGCTGGAGGCCATGCTCGACGACGCCCGGGAGCTGCTGCTGGAGGTCGGCTTCCTGCTGCCCCACACCGCCGCCGCCCGGATGGCCAAGCTGCGGGCCCTGCTGCAGCGCGGCCAGGTCAGTGGCCCGGAGGTGGCCCTGCTGCGGGGCATGGTGTGCCAGTTGCGCTGGGCGAGCCGTCGCCCTTTCCCTTCTTCCCAGGACCACTAG
- a CDS encoding c-type cytochrome: MGGEQPSVGGEQVPAQRRSLAAALATLAAVACILLLAVVVLPAARSDPYTRQTLELTGSATDGGRLFRLNCAGCHGLAAQGLVGPDLHGVDRRKNDRQLIQQVVSGRTPPMPSFQPEPQAMADLLAFLHSLP; encoded by the coding sequence ATCGGGGGTGAGCAACCCTCCGTCGGGGGTGAACAGGTCCCAGCCCAGCGCCGCAGCCTCGCGGCGGCCCTGGCGACGCTGGCGGCAGTGGCCTGCATCCTGCTGCTGGCGGTGGTGGTGCTGCCGGCGGCCCGCAGCGATCCCTACACCCGCCAGACCCTGGAGCTCACCGGCTCGGCCACCGACGGGGGCCGCCTGTTCCGGCTGAACTGTGCCGGCTGCCACGGCCTGGCCGCCCAGGGGCTGGTGGGCCCGGATCTGCACGGCGTCGATCGGCGCAAGAACGATCGCCAGCTGATCCAGCAGGTGGTCAGCGGCCGGACCCCGCCGATGCCCAGCTTCCAGCCCGAACCCCAGGCCATGGCCGATCTGCTGGCCTTCCTGCACTCCCTGCCTTGA
- the petG gene encoding cytochrome b6-f complex subunit V, whose translation MIEPLLCGIVLGLIPVTLVGLFVAAWNQYRRGSALGG comes from the coding sequence ATGATCGAACCCCTCCTCTGCGGCATCGTGCTTGGACTGATCCCCGTGACGCTCGTGGGTCTGTTTGTGGCGGCGTGGAATCAGTACCGCCGGGGAAGCGCTCTGGGGGGCTGA
- the rsmD gene encoding 16S rRNA (guanine(966)-N(2))-methyltransferase RsmD, with amino-acid sequence MTLRLSGGRRLQSPPGSTARPTAARVRLAVMNLLATRVPGSRWLDLCCGSGVMACEALQRGASEVVAVERDRRIAAVARANLELVRRDRPASPETAPRCRVDGDEVLRWLTRRGEASFDLIYADPPYAAGLYGPIAAAVLSGGWLVPGGILVWECASDAVPELPPGWHGRDQRRYGGTTVVLLEVEATAGGPGEGTAAGRD; translated from the coding sequence GTGACGCTGCGGCTGAGCGGCGGGCGCCGGCTGCAGAGCCCCCCCGGCAGCACCGCCCGCCCCACCGCCGCCCGGGTGCGGCTGGCGGTGATGAACCTGCTGGCCACCCGGGTCCCCGGCAGCCGCTGGCTGGATCTCTGCTGTGGCAGCGGCGTGATGGCCTGCGAGGCCCTGCAGCGTGGCGCCTCCGAGGTGGTGGCCGTGGAGCGGGATCGGCGCATCGCCGCCGTGGCCCGGGCCAATCTGGAGCTTGTGCGACGGGACCGTCCGGCGTCGCCGGAAACCGCCCCCCGCTGCCGCGTTGACGGCGACGAGGTGCTGCGCTGGCTGACGCGCCGCGGCGAGGCCTCCTTCGATCTGATTTACGCCGATCCGCCCTACGCCGCCGGCCTGTACGGGCCGATCGCGGCGGCGGTGCTCAGCGGAGGCTGGCTGGTTCCCGGGGGAATTCTGGTGTGGGAGTGCGCCAGTGACGCCGTGCCGGAGCTGCCGCCGGGATGGCACGGACGTGATCAACGCCGCTACGGCGGAACCACGGTGGTTCTGCTGGAGGTGGAGGCCACCGCCGGCGGCCCAGGCGAGGGCACCGCTGCCGGTCGGGACTAG
- the hisH gene encoding imidazole glycerol phosphate synthase subunit HisH, whose translation MTRIGLIDYGMGNLHSVQRTFGRLGAELVSVHGPADLEACDALVLPGVGAFDPAMERLRSAGLEQALRRSCASGRPLLGICLGLQLLFEASEEGRTDGLGVLAGRVRSLPRLTGHPLPHMGWAPLIPATASPLLPAASPEAWVYFVHSFAAEPAEAMSTTALVDYAGTPVTAAVWQGTIAACQFHPEKSGPVGEAMLRRWIDWVSSL comes from the coding sequence ATGACCCGCATCGGTCTGATCGACTACGGCATGGGCAACCTGCATTCGGTGCAGCGCACCTTCGGGCGGCTCGGTGCCGAGCTGGTGAGCGTGCACGGCCCGGCGGATCTGGAGGCCTGCGACGCCCTGGTGCTGCCGGGCGTCGGCGCCTTCGATCCGGCCATGGAGCGGTTGCGCTCGGCGGGGCTGGAGCAGGCCCTGCGCCGCTCCTGCGCCAGCGGCCGCCCGCTGCTGGGGATCTGCCTGGGCCTGCAGCTGCTGTTCGAGGCCAGTGAGGAGGGCCGAACCGACGGGCTGGGCGTGCTGGCCGGCCGCGTCCGCTCCCTGCCGCGGCTGACGGGCCACCCCCTGCCCCACATGGGCTGGGCCCCACTGATCCCAGCCACCGCCAGCCCGCTGCTGCCGGCCGCCAGCCCGGAAGCCTGGGTCTACTTCGTGCACTCCTTCGCCGCCGAGCCGGCCGAGGCCATGTCCACCACGGCCCTCGTCGACTACGCCGGCACCCCGGTGACGGCGGCGGTCTGGCAGGGGACCATCGCCGCCTGCCAGTTCCACCCAGAGAAGTCCGGCCCCGTCGGCGAAGCGATGCTGCGTCGCTGGATCGACTGGGTCAGCTCTCTGTGA
- a CDS encoding LOG family protein — translation MVSLLQVARQEKEEEEWRLIAGCLADISEALEVFRPRRSARKISVFGSARTRPDDPCYVLAEEVARQAVQAGFEVMTGAGAGVMEGANSGAGCDHSIGLNVDLPFEQHPNPYVSACDGRLLYFRYFFTRKLFFLMESDALVVMPGGFGTLDELFECLTLIQTGRTSPIPLVLLSPDGDDFWKVWKRNVHQELATRGLISPEDVDLMVEASDAEEAVAHICRFYRVFHSAQLGQDRIELLLNAEVPRALLPELNRRFADLLEEGAIQTGESVDDNGLLRPCLWLRFDKRRVGRLYQFIDHLNGLDLPASPALEHPAERVPSVSQP, via the coding sequence GTGGTCTCCCTGCTGCAGGTGGCGCGCCAGGAGAAGGAGGAGGAGGAGTGGCGGCTGATCGCCGGTTGTCTGGCTGACATCAGCGAAGCCCTGGAGGTGTTCCGCCCCAGGCGCAGCGCCCGCAAGATCAGCGTCTTCGGCTCCGCCCGCACCCGCCCTGACGATCCCTGCTACGTGCTGGCCGAGGAGGTCGCCCGCCAGGCGGTGCAGGCCGGCTTCGAGGTGATGACCGGAGCCGGGGCGGGCGTGATGGAGGGCGCCAACAGCGGCGCGGGTTGTGACCACAGCATCGGTCTCAACGTGGATCTGCCCTTCGAGCAGCATCCCAATCCCTACGTGAGCGCCTGCGACGGGCGCCTCCTCTACTTTCGCTACTTCTTCACGCGCAAGCTGTTCTTCCTGATGGAGAGCGATGCGCTCGTGGTGATGCCCGGGGGATTCGGCACCCTCGATGAACTCTTCGAGTGCCTCACCCTCATCCAGACCGGACGCACCTCGCCCATTCCCCTGGTGCTGCTCTCCCCGGACGGCGACGATTTCTGGAAGGTCTGGAAACGCAACGTGCATCAGGAACTCGCCACCCGGGGGCTCATCTCCCCGGAGGACGTGGATCTGATGGTGGAAGCCTCCGATGCCGAGGAGGCCGTGGCCCACATCTGCCGGTTCTACCGGGTGTTCCACAGCGCCCAGCTGGGCCAGGACCGCATCGAGCTGCTGCTCAACGCCGAGGTGCCCCGTGCCCTGTTGCCGGAGCTGAACCGACGCTTCGCCGATCTGCTGGAGGAGGGCGCCATCCAGACCGGCGAGAGTGTCGACGACAACGGCCTGCTGCGGCCGTGCCTGTGGCTGCGCTTCGACAAGCGCCGCGTCGGCCGGCTCTATCAGTTCATCGACCACCTCAATGGCCTCGACCTGCCGGCCTCACCGGCCCTGGAACATCCGGCCGAGCGGGTCCCGAGCGTCAGCCAGCCATGA
- the trxA gene encoding thioredoxin, which produces MSSAAAVTDASFEQDVLKSDVPVLVDFWAPWCGPCRMVAPIVDEIAKEYEGKIRVYKLNTDENPNVASQYGIRSIPTLMLFKGGQKVDTVVGAVPKNTLSGTISKYL; this is translated from the coding sequence ATGTCCAGCGCCGCTGCCGTCACCGACGCCTCCTTCGAGCAAGACGTGCTCAAGAGTGATGTGCCCGTGCTGGTTGATTTCTGGGCACCCTGGTGCGGCCCCTGCCGCATGGTGGCGCCGATCGTCGATGAGATCGCCAAGGAATACGAGGGGAAGATCCGCGTCTACAAGCTGAACACCGACGAGAATCCCAACGTCGCCAGCCAGTACGGCATCCGCAGCATTCCCACCCTGATGCTCTTCAAGGGTGGCCAGAAGGTCGACACCGTGGTCGGTGCCGTTCCCAAGAACACCCTGTCGGGCACCATCTCCAAATACCTCTGA
- a CDS encoding GuaB3 family IMP dehydrogenase-related protein encodes MNIQLGRSRTVRRAYGIDEIALVPGGRTVDPEVTDSSWSLGGIQREIPIIASAMDGVVDVGMCIELTRLGALGVLNLEGVQCRYDDPEPVLEKIASVGRDEFVGLMQELYSQPVREGLVRQRIAEIKAGGGIAAVSATPVAALRFGAAVAEAGADLFFVQATVVSTEHIGPEGRQTLDLAALCRDLGVPVVIGNCVTYDVTLQLMRAGAAGVMVGIGPGAACTSRGVLGVGIPQATAVADCAAARDDYERESGRYVPVVADGGIVTGGDICKCLACGADAVMIGSPIARAAEAPGRGFHWGMATPSPVLPRGTRIKVGTTGSLEKILRGPAGLDDGTQNLLGCIRTSMGTLGARTLKEMREVEVVVAPSLLTEGKVYQKAQQLGMGK; translated from the coding sequence GTGAACATTCAGCTCGGTCGCTCCCGGACCGTACGCCGCGCCTACGGCATCGATGAGATCGCTCTGGTCCCGGGCGGTCGCACCGTCGATCCCGAGGTGACCGACAGCAGCTGGAGCCTGGGGGGGATCCAGCGGGAGATCCCGATCATCGCCAGCGCCATGGACGGGGTGGTGGATGTGGGCATGTGCATCGAGCTCACCCGGCTGGGGGCGCTCGGGGTGCTCAACCTCGAAGGCGTCCAGTGCCGCTACGACGATCCCGAGCCGGTGCTCGAAAAGATCGCTTCGGTGGGCCGCGACGAGTTCGTGGGCCTGATGCAGGAGCTCTACAGCCAGCCGGTCCGCGAGGGGCTGGTGCGTCAGCGGATCGCCGAGATCAAGGCGGGCGGCGGCATCGCGGCGGTGAGTGCCACCCCGGTGGCCGCCCTGCGCTTCGGGGCGGCGGTGGCGGAAGCGGGCGCCGACCTGTTCTTCGTGCAGGCCACGGTGGTCTCCACCGAGCACATCGGCCCCGAAGGCCGCCAGACCCTCGACCTGGCCGCCCTCTGCCGCGACCTCGGCGTGCCGGTGGTGATCGGCAACTGCGTCACCTACGACGTCACCCTGCAGCTGATGCGGGCGGGGGCCGCCGGGGTGATGGTGGGCATCGGCCCCGGCGCCGCCTGCACGTCCCGGGGGGTGCTCGGCGTCGGCATTCCCCAGGCCACCGCCGTGGCCGACTGCGCCGCCGCCCGGGATGACTACGAGCGGGAGAGCGGCCGCTACGTGCCGGTGGTGGCCGACGGCGGCATCGTCACCGGTGGGGACATCTGCAAGTGTCTGGCCTGCGGGGCCGATGCAGTGATGATCGGCTCCCCCATCGCCCGGGCCGCCGAGGCCCCCGGCCGCGGTTTCCACTGGGGCATGGCCACCCCCAGCCCGGTGCTACCCCGTGGCACCCGAATCAAGGTGGGCACCACCGGCAGCCTCGAGAAGATCCTGCGCGGCCCGGCCGGCCTCGACGACGGCACCCAGAACCTGCTGGGCTGCATCCGCACCTCCATGGGCACCCTGGGGGCCCGCACCCTCAAGGAAATGCGCGAGGTGGAGGTGGTGGTGGCGCCATCCCTGCTGACCGAGGGCAAGGTTTACCAGAAGGCCCAGCAGCTGGGCATGGGCAAGTAG
- a CDS encoding CAAD domain-containing protein, which translates to MAETPFSPEPPSSPEPQENGPSAQPWATEPTVTPEPEHVAPEPEAQPEPEPVLAGFEPLAEADSAIPTPVPAPVSEPEPGITATLEVPPLEGSAEPGAEGGGEFELLLQKIKDWLGSGELQAQWQRFRGPLKGLAILIGVVLLLRVYASLIGTLDSLPLVGGLLELVGLIAAVRFTATRLVRKSDREQVFADWSRRWNDFRGRE; encoded by the coding sequence ATGGCCGAGACCCCCTTCAGCCCCGAGCCCCCCTCCAGCCCCGAGCCCCAGGAGAACGGACCTTCGGCGCAGCCGTGGGCGACGGAACCGACCGTGACCCCTGAGCCGGAGCACGTGGCCCCCGAGCCCGAAGCGCAACCGGAGCCGGAACCGGTCCTGGCCGGTTTCGAGCCCCTGGCCGAAGCCGACAGCGCGATCCCGACGCCGGTGCCGGCACCCGTGAGCGAGCCGGAACCCGGCATCACCGCCACCCTGGAGGTGCCCCCCCTGGAGGGCTCCGCCGAGCCGGGCGCCGAAGGCGGCGGCGAGTTCGAGCTGCTGCTGCAGAAGATCAAGGACTGGCTCGGCAGCGGCGAACTGCAGGCCCAGTGGCAGCGCTTCCGCGGCCCGCTCAAGGGGCTGGCGATCCTGATCGGGGTGGTGCTGCTGCTGCGGGTCTACGCCTCCCTGATCGGCACCCTCGACAGCCTGCCCCTGGTGGGCGGCCTGCTGGAGCTCGTGGGCCTGATCGCCGCGGTCCGCTTCACCGCCACGCGGCTGGTGCGCAAGAGCGACCGGGAGCAGGTCTTCGCCGACTGGAGCCGCCGCTGGAACGACTTCCGCGGCCGGGAGTGA
- a CDS encoding homocysteine biosynthesis protein: MTLPARSESALRQRQRKGVLRVRAAADFRRLVAEAGLAEAYDATDVVVAANAEFTDQGSLHLNIGPSDPPIRFRDAQLESLGAQSGGGGGDLVLPIGGGLGEAQRQGGAHLLDRLLRGGTVTLAATGEITALHPRRDLQAQLDLERIGSGRLLLHRGITENGLVAVSSAEGVLRSPWGPVLGPFGNALHSCGGAGSIGLTMPGLALLGPGSPVLVAGAIGWVVGSGSGHQPGVPRSAAGHALSPGAVAAVSVDLHGLRPEWLRPCFFEGHGAALLVGLAAPIPLINEAVARQAACGDEDLEAPVLDVSIPRRLRPRLGSVSYARLRSGRIQLEGRRVTAAPAHSPRLAEAIGAELITWLQDGRFPLRLPVRPLSGRGGLIPLDS, encoded by the coding sequence ATGACCCTGCCGGCCCGTAGTGAATCGGCCCTGCGCCAGCGCCAGCGCAAGGGGGTGCTGCGGGTGCGGGCCGCCGCCGACTTCCGCCGGCTGGTGGCCGAGGCCGGGCTGGCGGAGGCCTACGACGCCACCGACGTGGTGGTAGCCGCCAATGCCGAATTCACCGATCAGGGCAGCCTGCACCTCAACATCGGCCCCAGCGATCCGCCGATCCGCTTCCGGGACGCCCAGCTGGAGTCCCTCGGCGCCCAGAGCGGCGGCGGCGGCGGCGATCTGGTGCTGCCCATCGGTGGCGGGCTCGGGGAAGCCCAGCGCCAAGGGGGAGCCCACCTGCTCGACCGGCTGCTCCGGGGCGGGACCGTGACCCTTGCCGCCACCGGGGAGATCACCGCCCTGCATCCCCGCCGGGACCTGCAGGCCCAGCTGGATCTGGAGCGGATCGGCTCCGGCCGGCTGCTGCTGCACCGGGGCATCACCGAGAACGGCCTGGTGGCCGTGAGCAGCGCCGAAGGGGTGCTGCGCAGCCCGTGGGGCCCCGTGCTGGGACCGTTCGGCAATGCCCTGCACAGCTGCGGCGGCGCCGGCAGCATCGGCCTGACCATGCCGGGGCTGGCCCTGCTGGGGCCGGGCTCACCGGTGCTGGTGGCGGGGGCCATCGGCTGGGTGGTGGGCAGCGGCAGCGGCCACCAGCCCGGCGTGCCCCGCTCCGCCGCCGGCCACGCCCTCAGCCCCGGGGCGGTGGCGGCGGTGAGCGTGGATCTGCACGGTCTGCGGCCCGAATGGCTGCGGCCCTGCTTCTTCGAGGGCCACGGCGCCGCCCTGCTGGTGGGCCTGGCGGCTCCGATCCCCCTGATCAACGAAGCGGTGGCCCGCCAGGCCGCCTGCGGCGACGAGGACCTGGAGGCGCCGGTGCTGGATGTCTCGATTCCGCGTCGCCTGCGGCCCCGCCTCGGTTCGGTCAGCTACGCCCGGCTCAGGTCCGGCCGGATCCAGCTGGAGGGACGCCGCGTCACCGCCGCTCCGGCCCACAGCCCACGGCTGGCCGAGGCGATCGGCGCCGAGCTGATCACCTGGCTCCAGGACGGCCGCTTTCCGCTCCGTCTCCCGGTCCGACCCCTCTCGGGCCGCGGCGGGCTGATTCCCCTCGACAGCTGA